A stretch of the Limnochordia bacterium genome encodes the following:
- a CDS encoding helix-turn-helix transcriptional regulator encodes MAPGDLLLIRPYLPHSYGVSEPSLVMNTLFSPTVLWGLMSPAEAIQFICLFSNAQRPGECQSHRSSDEISRIALMMHEEYETRKENYRLKLRGLLLLLSVEISRQVAEKPVVDYDKFIRVWNVLEEFHQDVGNSWDVPELANRCGWSNEHFSRVFSSLMGQSCSEYIRNVRMSRGARLLFDPNNSIGQIASQVGYSDERSFRRAFKAVYGVTPGRFRQQQGRNKAI; translated from the coding sequence GCCCCTATCTGCCCCACTCCTATGGGGTGTCCGAGCCCAGTTTAGTAATGAATACCCTGTTTAGTCCAACGGTGTTGTGGGGCTTAATGAGCCCAGCTGAGGCAATTCAATTCATCTGTCTATTCTCCAACGCCCAAAGGCCCGGGGAGTGCCAAAGCCATCGTTCCAGTGATGAGATCTCCCGGATCGCATTGATGATGCACGAGGAGTATGAGACCAGAAAAGAGAACTATCGTTTGAAGCTAAGGGGACTTCTCCTCCTGTTAAGCGTGGAAATTAGCCGACAGGTAGCGGAAAAACCAGTGGTTGATTATGATAAGTTCATTCGGGTGTGGAATGTCCTTGAGGAGTTTCACCAAGATGTGGGCAACAGCTGGGATGTACCTGAGCTTGCTAATCGGTGCGGGTGGAGTAATGAACATTTTAGCCGTGTGTTCTCCAGCCTGATGGGACAATCCTGCAGCGAATACATTCGTAATGTGCGAATGAGCCGGGGGGCTAGGCTGCTTTTCGATCCGAATAACAGTATTGGCCAGATTGCCTCCCAGGTAGGCTACAGTGACGAACGTTCCTTTCGGCGGGCCTTTAAGGCGGTCTATGGAGTGACCCCGGGCAGATTCAGACAACAACAGGGAAGAAACAAGGCCATATAG